The Ornithinimicrobium faecis genome includes a window with the following:
- a CDS encoding transglycosylase family protein produces MDHVQSAPARTPRTRRLTTRLAGVTTIAVVAAGFSASAAQASYTPEVWDRVAQCESGGNWSINTGNGYYGGLQFHPQTWKGFGGGTYAGYAHQASKAEQIAIARRVLHAQGPGAWPVCSVKAGLTRSNGGADPNAKPGDGKEEPAPGQPVTRYVSASNAANVRSGPGLGYDVVGAKARGTEVNGTIEQGWLKIGDGQFISGSVLSDSPVKGNDPAPDPGPVTRYVSASNAANVRSGAGLDYRVVGAKTRGAQVSGTMTSNGWLEIGANQFISSSVLSSSPVDGTVTRYVSASNAANVRSGPGLGYRVVDGKARGVKVVGTLDNGWLKIGDGQYISSTVLSKWAV; encoded by the coding sequence ATGGACCACGTCCAATCCGCCCCTGCCCGGACGCCGCGCACGCGTCGCCTCACCACCCGTCTTGCTGGCGTGACCACGATCGCCGTGGTCGCTGCCGGGTTCTCGGCAAGCGCCGCGCAGGCGTCCTACACGCCGGAGGTGTGGGACCGCGTCGCCCAGTGTGAGTCCGGTGGCAACTGGAGCATCAACACCGGCAACGGTTACTACGGCGGCCTGCAATTCCACCCCCAGACCTGGAAGGGCTTCGGCGGTGGCACCTACGCCGGCTACGCCCACCAGGCGAGCAAGGCGGAGCAGATCGCGATCGCCCGCCGCGTCCTGCACGCCCAGGGCCCGGGCGCCTGGCCGGTCTGCTCGGTCAAGGCCGGCCTGACCCGCTCCAACGGTGGCGCCGACCCCAACGCCAAGCCCGGTGACGGCAAGGAAGAGCCGGCTCCCGGCCAGCCCGTGACCCGCTATGTCAGCGCCAGCAACGCCGCCAACGTCCGCTCCGGCCCCGGCCTGGGCTATGACGTCGTCGGCGCCAAGGCTCGCGGCACCGAGGTCAACGGCACGATCGAGCAGGGTTGGCTGAAGATCGGTGACGGCCAGTTCATCAGCGGCTCGGTGCTCTCCGACTCCCCCGTCAAGGGCAACGACCCGGCACCGGACCCGGGCCCCGTCACCCGCTACGTCAGCGCCAGCAACGCCGCCAACGTCCGCTCCGGAGCCGGTCTGGACTACCGCGTCGTCGGCGCCAAGACCCGCGGCGCCCAGGTCAGCGGCACGATGACCTCCAACGGCTGGCTCGAGATCGGCGCCAACCAGTTCATCAGCAGCTCCGTCCTGTCCAGCTCGCCGGTGGACGGCACGGTGACGCGCTATGTCAGCGCCAGCAACGCCGCCAACGTCCGCTCCGGCCCGGGCCTCGGCTATCGCGTCGTCGACGGCAAGGCCCGCGGCGTCAAGGTGGTCGGCACGCTGGACAACGGCTGGCTCAAGATCGGCGATGGTCAGTACATCAGCAGCACCGTGCTGTCCAAGTGGGCCGTCTGA
- a CDS encoding ZIP family metal transporter: MIWAIAATVLAGLATVVGGLLALHPGMRQRGPLAFGLAFAAGLMIVLSVVEILPLSLSTLRDSGVGRPLWWTAGAFAVGCALVVLIDAVLPEPAATSGAAGVDAGDGGGGGLGLQDNPRLRRSGLLIALVIGAHNAPEGLMTFLTMLESPELGVGLAVAIAIHNVPEGMAVAAPVFAATGRRGTAILWATVAGLAEPVGALAGYFVLRAVLPPELLVLTLALVAGMMIALSLRELIPAARRYQTHPAQSLVGLAAGAVVVWTSLALT; encoded by the coding sequence GTGATCTGGGCGATCGCGGCCACCGTCCTGGCCGGGCTGGCCACCGTCGTCGGCGGGCTCCTGGCCCTGCATCCCGGGATGCGGCAGCGCGGACCGTTGGCGTTCGGGCTGGCCTTCGCGGCCGGTCTGATGATCGTGCTCTCCGTGGTGGAGATCCTGCCGCTGAGCCTGTCGACGCTGCGCGACTCCGGGGTGGGGCGGCCGCTCTGGTGGACCGCCGGTGCCTTCGCCGTGGGCTGTGCGCTGGTGGTGCTGATTGATGCCGTGCTGCCCGAGCCCGCTGCGACGTCAGGGGCTGCCGGAGTCGATGCGGGTGATGGCGGTGGTGGCGGGCTCGGGCTGCAGGACAACCCGCGGCTGAGGCGCAGCGGCCTGCTGATCGCCCTGGTGATCGGTGCGCACAACGCCCCCGAGGGGCTGATGACGTTCCTGACCATGCTTGAGTCCCCGGAGCTCGGCGTGGGGCTGGCGGTGGCGATCGCGATCCACAATGTCCCGGAGGGCATGGCGGTCGCGGCCCCGGTCTTCGCCGCAACGGGGCGGCGTGGGACGGCGATTCTCTGGGCCACCGTGGCCGGGCTCGCCGAGCCGGTGGGTGCCCTCGCGGGCTATTTCGTGCTGCGTGCTGTCCTGCCGCCCGAGTTGCTGGTGCTGACCCTGGCCCTGGTCGCCGGGATGATGATCGCCCTGAGCCTGCGGGAGCTGATCCCTGCGGCCCGGCGCTATCAGACTCATCCGGCCCAGTCCCTGGTCGGTCTGGCGGCCGGCGCCGTCGTCGTGTGGACCAGCTTGGCCCTGACGTGA
- a CDS encoding HAD-IIA family hydrolase, with the protein MTDSLPVDCWLTDMDGVLVHEERALPGGAEFIAELQESGVRFQLLTNNSIYTPRDLRARLATGGIEVPEEAIWTSALATAQFLADQRAGGSAYVIGEAGLTNALHDVGYVMTDRAPDYVVLGETRTYSFEAITRAIRLVEDGARFIATNPDPTGPSAHGPLPATGSVAALITRATGVDPYFIGKPNPLMMRSALNRIDAHSEHTVMIGDRMDTDIISGLEAGLRTILVLTGSTSADRVERFPFRPTRVCDSIADVVPLIREFARSDMGPE; encoded by the coding sequence ATGACCGATTCCCTGCCTGTCGACTGCTGGCTCACCGACATGGACGGCGTGCTCGTCCATGAGGAGCGCGCCCTGCCCGGAGGGGCTGAGTTCATCGCCGAGCTGCAAGAGAGCGGGGTTCGCTTCCAGCTGCTGACGAACAACTCGATCTACACCCCGCGCGACCTCCGGGCCCGACTGGCCACCGGTGGCATCGAGGTGCCCGAGGAGGCGATCTGGACCTCGGCCCTGGCGACCGCCCAGTTCCTGGCGGACCAGCGCGCTGGCGGGTCCGCCTATGTCATCGGCGAGGCCGGACTGACCAACGCACTGCACGACGTGGGCTATGTGATGACCGACCGCGCGCCCGACTATGTCGTGCTCGGCGAGACCCGCACCTATTCCTTTGAGGCGATCACCCGGGCCATCCGGCTGGTCGAGGACGGTGCACGCTTCATCGCCACCAACCCGGATCCGACCGGTCCCTCGGCGCACGGCCCCCTGCCTGCGACGGGGTCGGTGGCCGCCCTGATCACCCGGGCGACCGGCGTCGACCCCTATTTCATCGGCAAGCCTAATCCCCTGATGATGCGCAGCGCCCTGAACCGCATTGACGCGCACTCCGAGCACACGGTGATGATCGGCGACCGGATGGACACCGACATCATCAGCGGCCTGGAGGCCGGTCTGCGCACGATCCTCGTCCTCACCGGCTCCACGAGCGCTGACCGGGTGGAGCGCTTCCCGTTCCGCCCGACGCGGGTGTGCGACTCGATCGCTGACGTCGTCCCGCTGATCCGCGAGTTTGCGCGGTCCGATATGGGACCAGAGTGA
- a CDS encoding ribonuclease E inhibitor RraB yields the protein MDSSSERPGAEHLLIFPERDTAEAVADELADEGFAHVSVVREAARTEDDDEAHEWAVHIVDGRLPDAAGGGAYEGLRERFASLVTEHGGWYDEPGDPRPPVAAEDAEGSAEEGNEH from the coding sequence ATGGACTCATCGAGCGAGCGGCCGGGGGCCGAGCACCTGTTGATCTTCCCCGAGAGGGACACCGCGGAGGCGGTGGCAGACGAGCTCGCGGACGAGGGGTTTGCCCACGTCTCCGTCGTCCGGGAGGCTGCGCGCACCGAGGACGACGACGAGGCCCACGAGTGGGCGGTCCACATCGTCGACGGGCGGCTGCCCGACGCGGCAGGTGGTGGCGCCTATGAGGGACTGCGCGAGCGCTTCGCGAGCCTCGTGACCGAGCATGGTGGTTGGTATGACGAGCCGGGAGACCCCCGTCCGCCGGTCGCTGCGGAGGACGCCGAGGGCTCAGCCGAGGAAGGGAACGAGCACTGA
- a CDS encoding acyl-CoA dehydrogenase family protein, translated as MARTWTPNELGALDHGLREDDLALRDTTRNFLTERVRPHLPGWYTDGAAPVRELAQEFGRLGVLGMHLTGYGCAGASPTAYGLVCAEIEAADSGLRSLVSVQGSLSMQAIHSFGSEEQKQEWLPQMAAGEAIGCFGLTEPDHGSDPAGMRTRARREGSDWVLDGTKMWISNGSVASVAVVWAQTEDGIRGFVVPTDTPGFSAPEIGGKLSLRASVTSELVLEGVRLPESAVLPGVVGLKGPLSCLTEARFGIIFGAMGAARDSLETAISYADSRVQFDRPIAGFQLTQAKLADLTADYVTGMLLALHLARLKEAGTLAPAQVSLGKLNNVRRALAIARECRSVLGANGISADYSPLRHAANLESVLTYEGTTEMHTLVVGQALTGHAAFR; from the coding sequence ATGGCACGCACCTGGACCCCCAATGAGCTCGGAGCCCTGGACCACGGCCTGCGCGAGGACGACCTGGCCCTGCGGGACACGACGCGCAACTTCCTGACCGAGCGCGTCCGCCCGCACCTGCCCGGCTGGTACACCGACGGCGCAGCACCCGTCCGGGAACTGGCCCAGGAGTTCGGCCGACTCGGCGTGCTGGGGATGCACCTGACCGGTTACGGCTGCGCAGGAGCCAGCCCCACGGCATACGGCCTGGTCTGTGCCGAGATCGAGGCAGCCGACTCCGGTCTGCGCTCCCTGGTCAGCGTGCAGGGGTCACTGTCGATGCAGGCGATCCACAGCTTCGGCAGCGAGGAGCAGAAACAGGAGTGGCTGCCGCAGATGGCGGCCGGTGAGGCGATCGGCTGCTTCGGTCTCACCGAGCCGGACCATGGCTCTGACCCGGCCGGCATGCGCACCCGCGCCCGGCGCGAGGGCAGTGACTGGGTGCTGGACGGCACCAAGATGTGGATCAGCAACGGCTCGGTCGCCTCGGTCGCTGTGGTCTGGGCCCAGACCGAGGACGGGATCCGCGGCTTCGTCGTCCCGACCGACACCCCGGGTTTCTCGGCGCCGGAGATCGGGGGCAAGCTCTCCCTGCGCGCGTCGGTCACCAGCGAGTTGGTGCTCGAGGGGGTGCGCCTGCCGGAGTCGGCGGTCCTGCCCGGCGTGGTGGGTCTGAAGGGTCCGCTGAGCTGCCTCACCGAGGCGCGGTTCGGCATCATCTTCGGGGCGATGGGGGCGGCGCGGGACAGCCTGGAGACGGCGATCTCGTATGCCGACAGTCGGGTCCAGTTCGACCGCCCCATCGCGGGGTTCCAGTTGACGCAGGCCAAACTGGCCGACCTGACCGCCGACTACGTCACCGGCATGCTGCTGGCCCTGCACCTGGCCCGGCTGAAGGAGGCCGGCACCCTGGCGCCGGCCCAGGTGAGTCTGGGCAAGCTCAACAATGTGCGGCGCGCACTGGCGATCGCCCGGGAGTGCCGCAGTGTGCTGGGCGCCAACGGGATCAGCGCGGACTACTCCCCGCTGCGGCACGCCGCCAACCTCGAGTCGGTCCTGACCTATGAGGGCACCACCGAGATGCACACGCTCGTGGTCGGCCAGGCGCTGACCGGGCACGCGGCGTTCCGCTGA
- a CDS encoding NUDIX hydrolase, with protein sequence MTLHRDALKTLTAWVPPTAEQAALRDRFGGHLYDHQDGLERSCYPDHITASTVVLARGGAEVLLTLHARAKRWFQFGGHCEAGDERLVDAALREATEESGIEGLQIDSVPIHLDEHEVPFCGERGGVHHLDVRFVAVAPEGASHVVSDESLDVRWWPVASLGTRSGPPDVSAELIEAITMARSRLR encoded by the coding sequence GTGACCTTGCATCGGGACGCCCTGAAGACCCTGACGGCCTGGGTGCCGCCGACGGCCGAGCAGGCCGCGCTGCGTGACCGGTTCGGAGGGCACCTCTATGACCACCAGGACGGGCTGGAGAGGTCCTGCTATCCGGACCACATCACGGCCAGCACGGTCGTGCTCGCCCGGGGCGGCGCCGAGGTCCTGCTGACCCTGCATGCCCGCGCCAAGCGGTGGTTCCAGTTCGGGGGGCACTGCGAGGCCGGTGACGAGCGACTGGTCGACGCCGCGCTGCGAGAGGCAACGGAGGAGTCGGGCATCGAGGGGCTCCAGATCGACAGTGTGCCGATCCACCTCGACGAGCACGAGGTGCCGTTCTGCGGGGAACGCGGCGGTGTGCACCACCTGGACGTGCGGTTCGTGGCCGTGGCACCCGAGGGAGCCTCCCACGTGGTGTCCGACGAGTCGCTCGACGTGAGGTGGTGGCCCGTTGCCTCCCTCGGCACGCGGAGTGGGCCGCCGGATGTGAGCGCGGAGCTGATCGAGGCCATAACAATGGCGCGGTCCCGGCTCAGATAG